The sequence ACTTTGGAGCTGGCACTGTACAGAAGCTGTGTTTTGGGTGGTGACACTTAAACAATACAAAAATGCTCTAGAAAGACTGAGTGAATCTTACTCCGTTTCAAATCTGAACTTTTGGCCTCAAGTCTGTCCACTTAACTAATTGATATACATGCTGTTGTAACAAAGTTATTTATACAGTCTATATTTCTTATGTAAGTAATGTGAGCATGTGTATTCAGGGTCTATATTGCTGTCTTTGTAATTTTTATGTCTATGTTTTTGTTCAGTGATTCAAATTGTGCCCTTGTTAGAGAGGAAGTCTTCGAAGATTCGCACAGGCCAGCAACAGGACGTGGTACGCAAACAGAATATTGGGAAGGAATAAAATTCCTGAAATAGTTTACACTTAAAGCAAAAATAGATTGGAGTTCAAATATTTCCTACGGCATTGTTAGCTGTTTGATATAATTCTGTAAGATAACCTACGGGATGAAACTATTCGTTACAAAATAGTCTTTTAGGATTGCATTTATTGTAAAATCTGTTGCATGGGTAATGCTTGCATGAATATATTGATGTCATCTAGAAATGAACACAGTTGTATCACAAAACATTCTATCCATCAATAATAACTTTATGTCCTCTTGTTACCAAATATGAGTCAGTAAAAATATCTTTCACTATTTACAGTCTCAAAATCTttgataattttgaaaacctccattTAGATGCCTCTGTTCGTGTTTTAATGAAAAGGGTCCCTTTTTTTAaaacggagatagtaggaactgcagatgctggagaatctgagacaacaaggtgtagagctggatgcacacagcaggcccagcagcatcagaggagcagaaaggatgatgttttgggtttagacccttcttcagaaataggggaggggaaggggattctgaaataaataggaagagagggagaggcgggtagaagatggataaagtagAAATTagatgaagaggagacagacaggtcaaggaggcggggttggagccattaAAGgcaagtataggtggggagttaggggataggtcggtccaggacagacaggtcaaggaggtgggatgaggctagtaggtaggagatgggggtgggctttgaggtgggaagagtggataggtgggaggacaggttagggaggcgagtacgagctgggctgatttttgggatgcggtcgggggaggggagattttgaagctggtgaaatccacattgatactattgggctgcagggttcccaagcgaaatgtgaaatgttgttcctgcaaccttcgggtggcatcattgtagcattTTTTTCGGTTAACATTCTACTGAATCTTTGCTAGATTATTTCCATTAATCTAATTTTCTTTCTATAATTGGATGTGCAGActtacaaacaacagtggtctgaCTGACATCATACACAAATTcgaattcatttttgtttttgtacttaaTGCTTCGATGTATAAAATCCCATCTCATTTGCTTTAAATGAAATTTTCTGTCAGTGTCTCCACTTTTTAAGGTTAGAATTGGGGTTTCTGTTTGAGATAGTAACTTAGGTTACCCTTCGTAAGAATTTTGGAAAGTTGCACCAGCAATTTTGTAGACTTTAAGGAACCTAACTGAAAATGACAACTGTTTAGATACTAGTTTTGTGAAGTTGGAATTTTTATTCATCACTAAATCTAAGCAAGGTTAGTGAATTTTGCTGCCACATTAAGTATACCAGTATTGGTTTCGTTTGACCACTATTGCCATTAAATATAACATATGAATGataacatagaatccctagaactttgaaacattttgaatCTTTCAAGACAATTTGATGTGCAACAATATAGTGATAAATTGTGATGATACTGAAAACTGTTATGGTATGTTGTAGAAATGGGTGCAGCATTGCAGAGGCAGTGCATATTTTTAATAGCTCAATgaatgtatattttaaaataaaatttcattaGTTCTTAATATTTTAACTAACTTGATTTTAGTTTGCTGTGGATGTCAAACTGCTCAGAACCTAAAACCTGATGAATTATTTCAGGAAAGCTACTAGAACAAATGGTAACAGGACTCACTAGTATGTGAGGTATAACTGTTTCCTTCATGTTTTGATAAATTCTCTTTGTTTTACCCTTCATGGCTAAAGTGCATTCAAACTATAATGTAGTAATTGGATGAAGCCTGCTGTAATCTATGAAGTCAAGAAGATTGGGTACCTCATGCTAAGCAATGGGTTTTCCACTAATATTTAGAGAATAAAGCATTCTGTTTTCATACTGATGCTCTGAAGAATATTACAAGTTAGTCTTTCAGAATACTACCTGCTGCCAGGGGAGCTCTGACATATCACAGTCAGGGCTGTTTATTTCACAGATGTCTTTATTCAATCAATACAACTTCCGTTTGAGTAACTTCTTTTGTGACTTCAAATTTTCCAAACAATCATTAACACTGGTGCAATTATTTTAAAGCAGACAATAACATTTAAAGACAGCTATGTGGACATTTCTGAAGCATTGCTTTTATAGCTGCCATCCGATTTAGAATACTCTTATATGTAAAACATATATGCATATTCAGTGGGATATTTcagggttatagagtcatagaatcatacagcatggaaacagacagaaTGCAAGTAAAGGATTAGAATCTTCTTAGCCCCTCAAACCAACTTTATAGTATTTATTTTGAGCTGATAGTTATGCTTCTATTATCCTTGAAAAGTTGTTCTCTTTATCTAGTTGAGGTTTTTCAACTCGTTTCAGGAAGCAATGTACACATCCTGCTCTTGGTTGCAAAGTTCACTCTCGAAGTGCAAAGAAGCTGTGACATGCTGAAGTAATCATCGCAACAAAAGTGACAAATTCTTGAAAATCAATTTCCATATCACCATTTTCATCCAAGTCCAGCATGAGTGTATCCAAGGTCGcttggtcttttatgttctttgcAAAATAGGTAGAAAGACaaataaatgttatttaaatacATAAGCATAAACACATAATTGGAATGATCGATTACAATATCTCATTCTCATATTTGATCGCCTTTAGTCTCAGTAAAACACAAAAGGAGTAGTTCACATATTCTCGGCTGGGCTGCTAAATAGAGTGACTCTGGGATCACTTTTGATGTGGGCCTGTTTTTGTGTCCAGACACAGAATCTACCTGAAGAAAAAAGTCCCAAGAGTTGATGGAAATTGATTGCTGGGCATTAGTGGCATATTTGACACAAGCTGTTGGTCACACATCTGCAGGAAGCTCACCTGAGCAAACACATCACACCACCTGCCTGACTGGCTGTGGTCCTTGGGTAAGTTCTGGGAAGGGTGATTATGATTGTTGTTGAGTCAGAGCAATCACGCTCCTCTTGGctccatgattttttaaaaatccaacttTAACTCTGACTCAAATGCTTTAAGAAGGAATTATGCAGTGAGTAATGCACCGTgccagggtggctcagtggttagcactactgattcacagcaccagggacctgggttcaattccaccctcaggcaactgtctgtgtggagtttgcatgttctccctgtgtctgtgtgggtttcctctgagtgctctggtttttttcccacagtccaaagacatgcagtttaggcgaattggccacgctaaattgcccgtagtgttaagggatgtgggttataggagaataggtctgggtgggatgctccaggggtcagtgtggatttgttgggccgaaggggctgtttccacactgtagggactctgtgaTCTATGATCCTGACTTcctaaagtctgtccaccatctacgaggcacaagtcaggagtgtgatagaaaacTCCCCACATGCCTTGGTTAGAGTaggtccaacaacactccagaagcttgacaccatccagtacaaagcagcccatatgattagcaccacatccataagcatccactgctcccaccactgatgtttatttgcagcagtgtgtactatctacaagatgcactgcagaacttcaccaaagattctcaggcagtaccttccaaactatTTACATTGAGAAGGACAAAGAGCATCAGATAGGTAGGaattccaccaccaccatcaattttctctccaagccactaaccatcatgacttggaaatatattgccatgtcttcagtgttgttgggacaatatcctggaattcccttcctaacagcgtTGTGATGTACCTTTTGTTGCATGGACTACAGCGCTTTGAGAAGGTAGTtgaccaccagcttctcaagagcaacttggaatgggtaataaatgataGCCAAAGCAATGTCCATGTGTCATAAGTGAATAAGAAGTCCCTCAGTGTAGCATGAGCACTTTGTATCTGCGACATACATCTGTATAAGGTGATGTAGCTCAGAATATTGAGGCATGACATTGGCCCTGTAAAGCCTCCAAAGCACGCTGTCAGGTGGAGTGATTGTAACTAGGTCAGccaggagttccctgattggggctgttaacctggtccaatcagcgAGTCCTGGCTGACCAATAAAAACAGGAGCAAGATTAGCACTAATGCTGGATGGCAGTAGTGTATGGtttggaaagaaaaagaaaaaaaatatataaccaggagattagcatctctgaaaaaaataaaaacaggaacatCAGACATCCTGTTCGCTCTGAGAGCttgctctgaaggagctggatcaatgtcaaggactttccacatgtaaataaagggtgacttttaGATgcgatactggcctctgtggagttatttcagtggtgaccaGACCAAAGCAtgatcctgaagaaattcactcataACAGTTGTTTTTGAGttgaggtaagcatttctggtatcatgctgttatttgggaaccTTGACTCATTCAGTCCTGCCAAAGACTGGACCCAGTATgtagaaagaatgcattatttttttccTGGAAAatcaatgagtaattctcctgacagcttgtggactcGCAGCTTTCTCAGTTATTAGGAGCCAGACGTTCCCTGAGGAACCAGATACTGAAACCTTTcaattgatggatttagttaaggaatattacaacataaagcctcctctaattctgagacactatcatttttactcagcaattcaagGACCAGGGCaatccatatcaggatttttgaccaggttaagatgactggcagaggcatgtgactttggtttaactctTAATGAGATGCCAAGGAATGATTTGGAATATGGAATTAATGATGTGACCATgtaaaagcacctactagctgaagcccagctGGACTTCAAACTGGCactgcaactggctttatcaATGGAAAATgaggcaagtggagcatatgagttgcagagtattccgatggaagtggacatcctCACCCATGTGACTGAGCTTGGGAAACACAGCTTTGAGTGAAGGCAACTGTATAGCCTCACTCTGGACATATTCTGAACAGTGGGACTCTAGGTCCTCCtccagcaaaaccccaaaacattGCCAAGTattggccaaatggttaaaattttcttcggGATCCAGGCTGgtaagccattgtagttgctgctggtatgcagactcGAGGCACCAAAGGAGTCTTATTAGACCTAAACTGAGTAGGAGAACTCATGggccggtatccaggagagtgcccaccctggaaagtccacctacagcTGATTTCGAACAGTTACTTTGCTTAGCAAtattcaaatcagaaccaatcaaaataaatgtgtgACTAAATGGAGCTCGGTTATTAGTGCGGCTGTATTACTGATAGCAgaatcagtctttaacaaaattcactctggatgCCAACCGTTAAGTTTGTGTAAGACCTCGGCAATGGTGAGAGCCTATACCACGGAACCTTTTTACAGATTTAGAATATAACTTCAGTTCTGGTTtcctatgagaagcagctggtttaGTTCCTACTgactgtagtaaaaggctcaggcccagcCTGATGGGTTGGAAATAATTGACAatgattcaccttgattggctcaatgTTTTTTCCCtaagaaaatggctgcctgagtgaagtcctaattaaatacctggaagtttTTCAAAAGAGCCAAGACTACCTTGCCTGTTAACCAGGAAGCAATTTTGCAAGggctgcccagtgccatttgccttgtggaTAAAAGtcgaggcagaaatcagaaggctggaaagcgaaggaatcatcaaatcgGTCCAGTTTGCataatgggcagcaccagttgtaCTGATTGTGAAGGCTACTGGGTCGGTTCACTTTCATGGGAATTTtcaacaaatggtaaactgcttttcgcagctggataaataaGCAACCCCTCGTACAcaaggatttatacacaaagctggcagaGGGGCtatccttcatgaagctggacatgagccatgcgtaCTTGCAGTTGCAGTTAGATgaggtttgtaccaatatacaaggcTGTCATTTggagtatcatcagcctgtgcaatatTTCAGCAGACAGTagtgaacattttacaaggtctaccccaggtctccatttatctagatgatgtgctaatGACAGAGAAGACCAGTAAGGAGCATTTAGAAAACTTGGACATAGGCTTTAGACATTTCTCACAGGCCGGCGTATGCCTTGGAAACattgtgtgttccaggcacccgaAGTGAACTACTTGAGCTACAGTCAAAAAAGAccgggttacacccattggaagtcAAAGTGAGGGCagtcaaaggtgccctggctcctaCGTCTGAACTACAGcgtaggtctttccttgggctggtgaattattgtggaaagttcatacataacctggcctccatcctggcacctttgcatcaactcttataaggtcagccttggaaatggtcacgtagCCAAGCCAAagttttcagggaagtgaagaaacagctgttgtcctctaaggtgttggcacactttGATCCCAAGTGAGTTCTGGTATGGACATGTGATACCTTCCTGAACAGCATTGGAGTAATATTAGGTGATAGGTGGCCTGAAGGAGAGGAGTGCCCAATATTATATGCATCGAGGACTTTGGCGAATGCAGAGCATAAGCAATGCCAGATAAAGAAGGAAGGCTTGGTGGTCATGTTTGGAGTCAGGGAATTTTAATATTAgtggaccacaaacccctgctagatctacttaaagaggacaatgCAGTGCTGCCCATtacttcaggctgaattcagcagtgggcccCACTACTACGTATGTATAATTATAAGTTGGAACACAGCCTgagaggccaagtagcaaatgcagatgcattgagccaTCTCCTGTTGGCTGTTATTCCACCGGTGCCACTGCCTGTGGAAGAGTCCACAATGGTTTAAAATTTTATGGATACTTCCAGTcatagctgacaatatcagactttggacacagaagGAGCTGGTCCTGCCCAAAATGAAatagctgatggtgatggggataCTAAAGGACCGTCACAACCAGCATTGAAACTTTTCTGggcccagagagaccagatcaccatagaggatggcatattattatgggaagCCAGAGTGATTCTCCTGAGCAAACgttgccaccagatactggctgaactgcagcaggatcatccaggggttttcaaaatgaagatgttggcgagaACTTGTAtatggtggccaggattggatgcagtcACAGCTGCATTAGTGGGGTAGTGCCCAAGTGCCAGTAAGAACAAATATTCCTGCCAGCACGGCCCCATGTTCATGGGAACAGCCGATTACTTGTTGTCTATGCCTGCCCTTTCATAGGCTCACTGTTCTTAATAATTGTGGATGCCTGTTCAAAGCAGT is a genomic window of Stegostoma tigrinum isolate sSteTig4 chromosome X, sSteTig4.hap1, whole genome shotgun sequence containing:
- the LOC132207534 gene encoding protein S100-B-like yields the protein MSDLENAMIGIIKVFHKYTECKRDKLKKTQLKALVNNELSQFIENIKDQATLDTLMLDLDENGDMEIDFQEFVTFVAMITSACHSFFALRE